In a single window of the Natronosalvus caseinilyticus genome:
- a CDS encoding Lrp/AsnC family transcriptional regulator, whose product MPLASEELDSVDKGILYLLQEDARNNTTNAIGEQVGVSSSTVANRITKLEENGEIIRAPR is encoded by the coding sequence TTGCCCCTGGCCTCGGAGGAACTTGACTCGGTTGACAAAGGTATCCTGTATCTCTTGCAGGAAGATGCTCGGAATAACACGACGAACGCCATTGGGGAACAGGTCGGCGTCTCGTCCAGCACGGTCGCCAATCGTATCACCAAGCTCGAAGAGAACGGCGAAATCATACGGGCACCCCGCTGA
- a CDS encoding DUF7344 domain-containing protein, producing the protein MSEQTSGSGETPKEEIAIPVEDTSVDGVLELLSHHRRRAILDLLLTHDRPLTLTDIRNEVVEKEQGTEITEIPSKQVQQVHISLHHVHIPKLEEKGVINYDSSRNLVEPTEEIGQLEPFLAQL; encoded by the coding sequence ATGAGTGAGCAAACCAGCGGGAGTGGAGAAACTCCAAAAGAAGAAATAGCCATACCAGTAGAGGATACTTCGGTAGACGGAGTCCTTGAATTGCTCTCTCACCACCGCCGTCGTGCAATTCTTGACCTGCTTCTCACTCATGACCGACCACTAACTCTTACTGATATCCGTAACGAGGTTGTCGAAAAGGAACAGGGCACAGAAATAACTGAAATCCCCAGTAAACAGGTGCAGCAGGTTCATATATCATTGCACCACGTTCACATTCCAAAATTGGAGGAGAAAGGAGTCATCAATTATGATTCAAGTCGGAACCTCGTTGAACCGACTGAGGAGATTGGCCAACTGGAACCATTCCTCGCTCAGCTATAA
- a CDS encoding ATP-binding protein, whose amino-acid sequence MKPLTGILSIIGGRRAILGLGSAYIILSVIWPFASIPRPTPLEEELIISVLIGGTGITLFYWSYRLPQTEIRPEFFDTVAIWCFRAIGVMVSILVVIALVAELNDPAHNFLILPALAAVAGTGAGRHDARAKTRTFTLKQRNRELQETQAELEETVARLEESEQRYRTLAENFPNGGVALLDDELRHTIVGGQGFESVDFVAADLQGEEVQEVYSGEILETIESHYRTTLAGEPTSFEVTMQGRVFEFRTHPLTDDDGDVYAILAMSQDITERKQYEEKLEQLVADLEESNERLEQFAYAASHDLQEPLRMVSTYLQLIERRYGDELDEEGEEFFEYAVDGAERMRSMIDGLLQYSRIETMGNEFEPVDLDVVFDDVCEDLRVTIEESGAEITTDRLPRVEGDENQLRQLFQNLLSNAIKYSGEEPPKIHVTAEQNGEEWIVSVIDQGIGIDSDNQEQIFEVFEGLHGDGDYVGTGIGLAVCERIVERHEGEIWVESEPGEGSTFSFTLPAVAGSGA is encoded by the coding sequence ATGAAGCCCTTGACCGGCATTTTGTCAATTATCGGCGGGCGACGTGCCATCTTGGGTCTCGGGAGTGCATATATCATACTGAGTGTCATATGGCCGTTCGCGAGTATCCCGAGACCGACACCACTTGAGGAGGAACTGATTATTTCTGTTCTGATCGGTGGTACTGGAATCACTCTCTTCTATTGGAGCTATCGCCTGCCGCAGACTGAGATCCGACCCGAATTCTTCGATACCGTCGCCATCTGGTGTTTCCGTGCAATAGGTGTGATGGTTAGCATCCTCGTCGTTATCGCACTCGTTGCCGAGTTGAACGATCCAGCCCACAACTTTCTCATCCTGCCGGCGCTTGCTGCCGTCGCCGGCACTGGCGCAGGTAGGCATGATGCACGGGCCAAAACGCGGACGTTTACCCTCAAACAACGGAACCGGGAGCTACAGGAAACGCAAGCGGAACTCGAAGAGACCGTCGCCCGACTCGAGGAATCCGAGCAACGATACCGGACGCTCGCGGAGAACTTTCCAAACGGCGGGGTCGCTCTCTTGGACGACGAGTTACGCCATACAATCGTCGGCGGTCAGGGCTTTGAATCAGTCGATTTTGTCGCCGCAGATCTCCAAGGAGAAGAGGTTCAAGAAGTGTATTCAGGCGAAATCCTAGAAACTATCGAATCGCACTATCGCACAACACTCGCCGGCGAGCCGACCTCATTCGAGGTGACGATGCAAGGACGCGTGTTCGAGTTCCGTACGCACCCGCTGACCGATGACGACGGCGACGTGTATGCCATCTTAGCGATGTCCCAAGACATCACGGAACGCAAACAGTACGAGGAGAAACTCGAACAGTTAGTCGCCGATCTTGAGGAATCAAACGAACGCTTAGAGCAATTTGCCTATGCCGCCTCCCACGATCTACAAGAACCACTTCGGATGGTTTCTACCTACCTCCAGCTCATCGAACGCCGATACGGAGATGAACTCGACGAGGAGGGCGAGGAATTCTTCGAGTACGCCGTGGACGGAGCCGAGCGCATGCGTTCAATGATCGACGGGCTGCTCCAGTATTCCCGGATCGAGACGATGGGCAACGAGTTTGAGCCAGTCGATCTTGATGTCGTTTTCGACGACGTCTGTGAGGACTTACGGGTAACAATCGAAGAAAGCGGGGCTGAAATAACCACAGATCGGCTTCCTCGTGTGGAAGGGGATGAAAACCAGTTGCGCCAACTGTTCCAGAATCTGCTGTCTAACGCGATCAAATACAGTGGTGAGGAGCCACCGAAGATACACGTCACCGCCGAACAGAATGGTGAAGAGTGGATAGTCTCTGTTATTGACCAAGGAATTGGAATCGATTCTGACAATCAAGAACAGATATTCGAGGTCTTTGAGGGATTGCACGGCGACGGGGACTATGTAGGCACGGGAATTGGCCTCGCAGTCTGCGAACGTATCGTCGAACGTCACGAGGGGGAAATATGGGTCGAGTCCGAACCCGGTGAAGGATCGACGTTTTCGTTCACTCTTCCAGCAGTGGCTGGTTCAGGTGCGTAG
- a CDS encoding DUF7344 domain-containing protein has translation MDYEGSDETRENGKPQSEGIMLVEEVSVDEILELLSHQRRRAVLDFLLTHDRPLTLNDLRNEVVEEEQNTDITEIPSQQVKQTHISLHHVHIPKLEDKGVVNYDPNRNIVEPTEKLTQLEPFLNQL, from the coding sequence ATGGACTACGAGGGGAGTGACGAAACCAGAGAGAATGGGAAACCTCAGAGCGAGGGAATAATGCTAGTAGAGGAGGTTTCGGTAGATGAAATCCTTGAATTGCTCTCCCACCAACGTCGTCGTGCAGTTCTTGATTTCCTTCTTACGCATGACCGGCCATTAACGCTCAATGACCTGCGTAACGAGGTTGTCGAAGAGGAGCAAAACACAGACATAACCGAAATCCCTAGTCAACAGGTAAAACAGACCCATATATCATTACATCACGTTCACATTCCAAAATTGGAGGATAAAGGAGTCGTCAATTATGACCCGAACCGGAATATCGTTGAACCGACAGAGAAACTTACTCAACTGGAACCGTTCCTCAACCAACTATAA
- a CDS encoding ArsR/SmtB family transcription factor, which translates to MSQETQTVSTETALRVVADPCRRSILSQLIDGEETVITTDTLVDRINLENPPPETNTTHADPLLIDVHHTHLPKLEDANLIEYDPRTKTIRYTSNERVERVLQFVTEELE; encoded by the coding sequence ATGAGCCAGGAAACCCAAACAGTCTCGACCGAAACAGCATTACGGGTAGTGGCAGATCCGTGTCGGCGATCAATCCTCTCCCAGTTGATCGACGGCGAGGAGACCGTGATTACGACGGATACCCTCGTTGATCGTATCAATCTCGAGAATCCACCTCCGGAGACCAATACAACTCACGCCGACCCCCTTCTTATCGACGTACACCATACACATCTCCCAAAACTGGAGGACGCAAATTTGATCGAGTACGACCCGCGTACGAAAACGATTCGGTATACCTCGAACGAGCGCGTCGAGAGGGTGCTCCAATTCGTCACCGAAGAGCTGGAATAG
- a CDS encoding TrmB family transcriptional regulator, with translation MVSFEEEQAEAEALERLQDLGLSQYEAQTLINLLRLGAGTAQDVTQIGGVPRTRVYESAERLHELGFIDIQHTTPRKFTVISNETIIRLLATKRENTITELAECLEEIGPAQPQREQFGVWTVTGREAVASRIEEFIADADEQIVYMTIDDLLTDEHLDRLQAAAERGVEIHLAGISDEVQKRIQESVPEAELFETLWEWEETPAGSLLITDEETALVSARVDDISTAEEIEETAIWGAGDRNSLVVVLRAIFTWRLNTNQPS, from the coding sequence ATGGTGAGTTTTGAGGAGGAGCAGGCCGAAGCCGAGGCGCTGGAACGATTGCAAGACCTTGGGCTGTCCCAGTACGAGGCTCAAACACTCATCAATCTCCTACGCCTCGGGGCGGGAACCGCACAGGACGTCACGCAAATCGGCGGTGTCCCTCGAACTCGCGTGTACGAATCGGCAGAGCGACTCCACGAATTGGGATTCATCGACATCCAGCACACGACGCCACGAAAATTCACCGTGATATCTAATGAAACGATCATCCGACTGCTCGCCACCAAACGCGAGAACACGATTACCGAACTCGCGGAGTGTCTCGAGGAGATCGGCCCCGCCCAGCCACAACGCGAACAGTTCGGCGTCTGGACGGTCACTGGACGGGAGGCGGTGGCATCCCGCATTGAGGAGTTCATCGCCGACGCTGACGAGCAGATCGTCTACATGACTATCGACGACTTGCTCACCGACGAACACCTCGACAGGCTTCAGGCTGCCGCGGAGCGTGGCGTCGAGATTCACTTGGCGGGGATTTCCGACGAAGTCCAGAAACGCATCCAGGAATCGGTACCGGAAGCCGAACTGTTCGAGACCCTCTGGGAATGGGAGGAGACGCCCGCTGGAAGCCTGCTGATCACGGACGAAGAGACGGCGCTCGTGAGCGCGCGCGTGGACGATATCTCCACTGCCGAAGAAATCGAGGAGACGGCGATCTGGGGTGCCGGCGACCGAAACAGTCTCGTCGTCGTCCTTCGGGCGATTTTCACCTGGCGACTCAACACGAACCAGCCGTCGTAA
- a CDS encoding HalOD1 output domain-containing protein — MATLTALGTLEKVDPVELPDVLGTTLYDHIDPEALDTLVAGEERVDLSFLIDDYRVRIDGEELTITRQ, encoded by the coding sequence ATGGCCACGCTCACTGCCCTCGGAACACTCGAAAAGGTCGATCCGGTGGAACTTCCCGATGTTCTCGGTACCACACTGTACGACCACATCGATCCCGAAGCGCTAGACACGCTTGTCGCTGGCGAAGAACGTGTTGACCTGTCGTTCCTGATCGACGACTATCGGGTGCGAATCGACGGTGAGGAGCTGACGATTACTCGCCAGTGA
- a CDS encoding response regulator yields the protein MHNTTVHQSSTEDEIDILLVEDNLGDIRLTREAFKSAKQKVALQTVTNGDDAVEFLRTSSDNELPDLILLDLNLPGRDGCEVLEMIRDDPRLKPLPVLMLTSSEAEEDVARCYDARANAYLTKPTDPAKFISLVDTFEQFWVEKARLPPIPP from the coding sequence ATGCACAACACTACTGTCCACCAGTCCTCTACCGAGGACGAGATCGACATTTTGCTTGTCGAAGATAATCTCGGTGATATTCGGCTCACTCGAGAGGCATTCAAGTCGGCCAAACAGAAGGTAGCACTACAGACAGTCACTAATGGTGACGACGCTGTGGAGTTCTTACGAACGTCTTCAGATAACGAGCTTCCCGATCTCATCCTGCTGGATTTGAATCTGCCCGGTCGAGATGGGTGCGAGGTTCTTGAAATGATTCGGGATGATCCCCGGCTCAAACCACTGCCTGTGCTTATGCTCACGAGTTCGGAGGCTGAAGAGGATGTTGCGCGGTGCTATGATGCCCGCGCTAACGCCTATCTGACAAAACCAACAGATCCTGCCAAGTTCATCTCTCTTGTAGATACTTTTGAGCAGTTCTGGGTTGAGAAGGCACGGCTCCCACCAATTCCGCCGTAA
- a CDS encoding HalOD1 output domain-containing protein — protein sequence MNKIQTEIPDEKCVSQTVVEAVAEAEGVRPVELTPPLYDAIDPEALDRIFDDALTVGKVTFNYNGCEVSVFSDGYVAVEKQYHGHGRIKS from the coding sequence GTGAACAAAATCCAGACCGAAATACCCGACGAGAAGTGTGTTAGTCAGACTGTAGTTGAAGCAGTTGCTGAAGCAGAAGGTGTTCGGCCTGTAGAACTCACACCCCCATTGTACGATGCCATTGATCCCGAGGCCTTAGACCGCATTTTTGACGATGCCCTGACCGTTGGAAAAGTTACATTCAACTACAACGGTTGCGAGGTTAGCGTGTTCTCTGACGGGTATGTGGCCGTCGAGAAGCAGTATCACGGTCATGGGCGTATCAAGAGTTGA
- a CDS encoding Lrp/AsnC family transcriptional regulator: MASEELDSVDKGILYLLQEDARNNTTNAIGEKVGVSSSTVANRITKLEENGVITGYHPTVDYEQTGMGHHLLVMATIPIDDQEEIVDDLVSVPGVVSVSELLTNNANLSIELVGQNKQEIEKSIGEMGELGVDIERIDLLKRIRAFPYNHFGKKFTNEDDTG, translated from the coding sequence ATGGCTTCGGAGGAACTTGACTCGGTTGACAAAGGCATCCTGTATCTCTTGCAGGAAGATGCCCGGAACAACACGACGAACGCCATCGGGGAAAAGGTCGGCGTCTCGTCCAGCACAGTCGCCAATCGCATCACCAAACTCGAAGAAAACGGCGTTATCACGGGATATCACCCAACAGTTGACTACGAGCAAACGGGGATGGGCCATCACTTGCTCGTCATGGCGACGATTCCAATTGATGACCAAGAGGAGATCGTTGACGACCTCGTAAGCGTCCCTGGTGTGGTGAGTGTCAGTGAGTTACTAACGAATAACGCAAACCTCTCGATTGAGTTGGTCGGGCAGAACAAGCAAGAAATTGAGAAGAGCATCGGTGAGATGGGCGAATTGGGCGTCGATATCGAGCGCATAGATTTGTTGAAGCGGATTCGAGCGTTCCCTTACAATCACTTCGGAAAGAAATTTACGAACGAGGACGACACTGGCTGA
- a CDS encoding DUF7344 domain-containing protein — MSSDRRRWAIEHLADQPPDDVVTVSDLAEAVAARENDCTVNELSSKQRERVYISLCQQHMTILEETIVDYDHDRKTITPTETPARLWIAYQSFCETLDG, encoded by the coding sequence TTGTCGTCCGACCGGCGCCGCTGGGCCATCGAGCACCTGGCCGATCAGCCACCGGACGACGTGGTGACGGTGTCCGATCTTGCAGAAGCAGTGGCCGCGCGCGAAAACGACTGCACCGTGAACGAACTCTCCTCGAAACAAAGAGAACGCGTCTACATCAGCCTCTGTCAGCAGCACATGACGATCCTCGAGGAAACTATCGTGGACTACGACCACGACCGGAAAACCATCACACCGACCGAGACACCCGCACGCCTCTGGATTGCATACCAATCCTTCTGCGAGACGCTTGATGGCTAG
- a CDS encoding PAS domain S-box protein: MGFRDRIGSDVVGRKFIVALGGLFVALVVSYPFLPIVDDASSELWIVLGILVGIPGLVLLYGGYRLPQTDIRSELYPIIGKWCLRGIVVGLAIILPIVLASDDPNIVGNTLLLTALGSLAGFGAGGYDARAKTRQLELQETVDQLETSNARLERHQQYTNDILDAIDDVFYVLDENDSLTRWNQSLSEVSGYTDDEIASMAVADFFEDDDRDTAKAAIRKGFESDSVDVELELRTKDGDTVPFEFVGSTLENTSGDPVLAGIGRDVTDRVEREQELQRVRERMEFALNATDAVVWDWNVEEDQATFYPSAESLYGTPVETWEDFIEVIHPEDRQKTQEAIENTLETGEPKHEEIRIVRDGEVRWIEAPGQPVQDDDGPTWMIGVARDITERKTYERKLEDSNERLEQFAYAASHDLQEPLRMVSSYLRLIENRADEELTEETEEFLEFAVDGADRMRDMIDGLLAYSRVETQGEALEPIDLNEVVEDVRDDLEIRITESDADVDIEELPRVVGDEHQLRQVFQNVLSNAIEYSGDEPPRVHISAIRNGSMWEVSVRDEGIGIEPDEQDRIFEVFQRLQSRNDHGGSGIGLALCERIVERHGGEIRVESEPGEGATFSFTLPAEDEHDE; this comes from the coding sequence ATGGGCTTTAGGGATCGGATCGGTTCCGACGTTGTTGGGAGGAAATTTATTGTAGCCCTTGGAGGGCTTTTCGTCGCACTCGTAGTCAGCTATCCGTTCCTCCCCATTGTTGACGATGCATCGTCCGAACTCTGGATTGTGCTTGGCATTTTAGTTGGTATCCCCGGTCTCGTCCTGTTGTACGGTGGCTATCGGTTACCTCAAACAGACATCCGTTCTGAACTCTATCCTATCATCGGCAAGTGGTGCCTTCGCGGCATTGTGGTCGGTCTCGCTATCATCCTTCCTATCGTTCTTGCCAGTGACGATCCAAATATCGTCGGAAATACACTCTTGCTCACGGCACTGGGCAGTCTCGCGGGCTTCGGCGCAGGTGGGTACGACGCACGGGCCAAAACACGGCAACTCGAACTCCAAGAAACAGTCGATCAACTGGAAACCTCGAATGCGCGCCTTGAACGACACCAGCAGTACACCAACGATATTCTCGACGCAATCGATGACGTGTTCTATGTTTTAGACGAAAATGACTCTCTCACACGGTGGAACCAAAGCCTCTCAGAGGTTTCTGGCTACACGGACGATGAAATAGCATCAATGGCTGTAGCTGACTTCTTCGAGGACGATGACCGTGATACAGCCAAGGCTGCAATCCGCAAGGGCTTCGAGAGCGACTCAGTAGATGTAGAACTCGAGCTGCGCACTAAGGACGGTGATACCGTTCCCTTCGAGTTTGTTGGATCTACGCTCGAGAACACGTCCGGAGACCCTGTTCTGGCCGGCATCGGGCGCGACGTTACGGATCGTGTCGAGCGGGAACAAGAACTCCAGCGCGTCCGCGAGCGGATGGAATTCGCCCTCAATGCTACCGATGCGGTCGTCTGGGACTGGAACGTCGAGGAGGATCAGGCCACATTCTATCCTTCGGCGGAGTCGCTGTATGGAACCCCAGTCGAAACCTGGGAGGACTTTATCGAAGTGATCCATCCAGAGGATAGACAGAAGACACAAGAGGCTATCGAGAACACTCTGGAAACGGGCGAGCCGAAGCACGAAGAGATTCGTATCGTTCGAGACGGAGAAGTGCGGTGGATCGAGGCTCCTGGGCAGCCAGTCCAAGATGATGACGGGCCGACGTGGATGATCGGCGTGGCCCGGGACATCACCGAGCGGAAGACATACGAGCGCAAGCTCGAGGACTCGAACGAGCGACTCGAACAGTTCGCCTACGCGGCCTCCCACGACCTCCAAGAACCGCTTCGGATGGTATCGAGTTATCTGCGGTTGATCGAGAACCGAGCCGACGAGGAACTGACCGAGGAGACCGAAGAGTTCCTCGAATTTGCCGTGGACGGGGCTGACCGCATGCGTGACATGATCGACGGGTTACTGGCGTACTCACGCGTGGAGACCCAGGGAGAGGCGCTCGAACCGATCGACCTCAACGAAGTGGTGGAAGACGTGCGAGACGACCTCGAGATACGTATAACTGAAAGTGATGCCGACGTAGATATTGAGGAGCTACCTCGTGTGGTGGGAGATGAACATCAGTTACGGCAGGTGTTTCAGAACGTATTGAGCAACGCGATTGAGTATAGTGGGGACGAGCCGCCACGAGTGCATATTTCCGCCATCCGGAACGGTTCGATGTGGGAAGTGTCGGTTCGGGATGAGGGGATCGGAATCGAGCCGGACGAACAAGATCGTATTTTTGAGGTCTTCCAGCGGCTCCAATCCCGTAACGACCACGGGGGCTCAGGTATTGGCCTGGCACTATGCGAGCGGATCGTCGAACGTCACGGTGGCGAAATCCGGGTTGAGTCCGAGCCAGGCGAGGGAGCGACGTTCTCATTTACTCTTCCAGCGGAGGATGAGCATGACGAGTGA
- a CDS encoding response regulator yields the protein MTSEYGSAEPADVLLVEDNPGDIRLTKEAFKDGKIANTLHVVENGVDALDFLFQRNDYADAPRPDIVLLDLNLPRKNGDEVLAELHEDSNRRRIPVIVLTSSEEEMDVVKSYELCASGYLTKPVDPGEFINMIQELEQFWLSIMRLPTDTDLD from the coding sequence ATGACGAGTGAGTATGGGAGTGCCGAACCGGCTGACGTCCTCCTCGTTGAGGATAATCCTGGCGACATACGTCTCACGAAAGAGGCATTCAAGGACGGGAAGATAGCGAACACACTCCACGTTGTCGAAAACGGTGTTGACGCCCTCGATTTCCTCTTTCAACGGAATGACTACGCTGACGCACCGCGCCCCGATATCGTTCTGTTAGACCTCAATCTCCCCCGCAAAAATGGTGACGAGGTGCTTGCAGAACTTCACGAGGATTCGAACCGTAGGCGTATTCCGGTGATTGTCCTCACGAGTTCGGAAGAAGAAATGGATGTCGTCAAGTCCTACGAACTGTGTGCGAGCGGGTACCTGACGAAGCCAGTTGATCCCGGCGAGTTTATCAACATGATACAGGAGTTAGAGCAGTTCTGGCTCTCGATCATGCGGTTACCGACTGACACGGATCTCGATTGA
- a CDS encoding type II toxin-antitoxin system VapC family toxin, which yields MIQDTSFIIDLLRGDENAKRLLDIVEKEAQPQKVSSVTVLELYEGVARSQTPETKRERILEILETKHVVSADHTVMRKAGKLSGELINRGERIEREDCIIAATALLNDEPVITRNTKHFGRIGGLEVRSY from the coding sequence ATGATTCAGGACACCTCGTTCATTATCGACTTACTTCGGGGCGATGAAAACGCAAAACGACTTCTCGATATCGTCGAAAAAGAAGCGCAACCACAGAAAGTGTCCTCCGTGACGGTTTTGGAACTCTACGAGGGTGTTGCTCGGTCTCAAACACCGGAGACGAAGCGAGAACGCATTCTCGAGATACTAGAAACAAAACACGTCGTGAGCGCCGACCACACCGTGATGCGAAAAGCCGGAAAACTCTCCGGTGAGCTGATCAACCGTGGCGAACGGATTGAGCGAGAAGACTGTATTATCGCTGCGACTGCGCTTCTCAACGATGAACCGGTTATCACGAGAAACACCAAGCACTTTGGCCGTATCGGCGGCCTCGAAGTACGGTCGTACTAA
- a CDS encoding antitoxin VapB family protein: MATKTISLDEEAYERLKSRKKEGESFSETVKRLAGERSWNEVTGILSEDEAADLEAAIEEGRTKSRERSDRLTVELDEAVDDETSE; encoded by the coding sequence ATGGCAACGAAAACGATTTCACTCGACGAGGAAGCCTATGAGCGGCTGAAATCCCGAAAAAAAGAGGGTGAAAGCTTCAGTGAAACCGTCAAGCGCCTCGCTGGAGAACGGTCGTGGAACGAGGTTACGGGAATCCTCTCCGAGGACGAGGCGGCAGACCTCGAGGCCGCTATCGAAGAGGGACGAACGAAGTCCAGAGAGCGGAGTGACCGCCTCACAGTAGAGTTAGATGAAGCCGTAGACGACGAGACGTCGGAATGA
- a CDS encoding PIN domain-containing protein, with amino-acid sequence MKLVIDANVVISALIADSKTRELIVTLEPDLVTPEFVHDEIENYTELIVDKSGMHPDRVAQFIDLLFQYIEVVPASKFYPYIKEANAAIGETDPDDVLYVACALASDADIWSDDTDFDEQDIVETHSTTDVIDSFDTR; translated from the coding sequence ATGAAGTTGGTTATCGACGCCAATGTCGTCATCTCAGCGCTCATCGCCGACTCGAAAACCCGCGAACTCATCGTTACGCTCGAACCAGATCTCGTGACACCCGAGTTCGTCCACGACGAAATCGAGAACTACACGGAGTTGATCGTCGATAAATCTGGGATGCACCCGGATCGAGTCGCGCAGTTCATTGACCTCCTGTTTCAGTATATTGAGGTCGTCCCCGCCAGCAAGTTCTATCCCTATATCAAGGAGGCCAACGCGGCGATCGGTGAGACTGATCCCGACGATGTGCTGTACGTCGCGTGTGCCCTCGCCAGTGACGCGGACATCTGGAGCGACGACACCGACTTCGATGAGCAAGATATCGTCGAGACCCATTCGACGACCGACGTGATCGACTCGTTCGACACGCGCTAA
- a CDS encoding type II toxin-antitoxin system PemK/MazF family toxin — protein sequence MSEKTEVRRGDVVVVRLDPAEGHEMKKTRPAVVVQNDIGNRNSSTTIVALATGTHRGYPFEVLVEEDGSPFEKDSSVRLDQIRVVSIEKRIHSVIGSLSEPTMSEVDEALKLSLGLD from the coding sequence ATGAGCGAGAAGACCGAGGTTCGGCGCGGTGACGTCGTAGTCGTTCGTCTCGACCCTGCCGAGGGCCACGAGATGAAAAAGACTCGGCCTGCGGTGGTCGTGCAAAACGATATTGGAAATCGCAACTCCAGTACGACCATCGTTGCTCTAGCGACAGGTACGCATCGAGGCTACCCGTTCGAAGTGCTGGTCGAAGAGGATGGGTCACCGTTCGAGAAGGACTCCTCAGTTCGCCTCGACCAGATTCGCGTCGTCTCTATCGAAAAGCGGATTCACTCGGTTATCGGGAGTCTGAGCGAGCCGACCATGTCCGAGGTGGACGAAGCACTGAAACTGAGTCTCGGGCTGGATTGA
- a CDS encoding type II toxin-antitoxin system VapC family toxin: MIQDTSFIIDLLRGDENAKRILDIVEKESRPQKVSSVTVLELYEGVARSQAPETKRERILDVLETKHVVSADQAVMRKAGKLSGELINGGRRIEREDCIIAATALLNDEPIITRNTKHFNRVDDLEVQSY, translated from the coding sequence ATGATTCAGGATACATCGTTTATCATCGACCTGTTACGTGGTGACGAAAACGCAAAACGGATTCTCGACATCGTTGAGAAGGAATCACGACCACAGAAAGTGTCCTCCGTAACGGTGCTCGAACTCTACGAGGGTGTCGCCCGTTCACAAGCGCCAGAAACGAAACGAGAACGTATCCTTGACGTACTGGAAACGAAGCACGTGGTAAGTGCCGACCAGGCCGTCATGCGAAAAGCCGGGAAACTCTCCGGTGAACTAATTAACGGCGGCAGGCGGATCGAGCGAGAGGATTGTATTATCGCAGCAACTGCCCTCCTGAACGATGAGCCGATTATCACGAGAAATACCAAACATTTCAACCGTGTCGATGACCTGGAGGTACAGTCGTACTAG
- a CDS encoding antitoxin VapB family protein, giving the protein MATKTISLDEEAYERLKARKKEGESFSETVKRLAGERSWNEVAGILSEEEATDLESAIQEGRTRSKERSNRLTAELDEAVGNEKAE; this is encoded by the coding sequence ATGGCGACAAAAACGATTTCACTCGACGAAGAAGCCTACGAGCGGTTGAAGGCTCGAAAGAAAGAAGGGGAGAGTTTCAGTGAAACCGTCAAACGCCTCGCGGGAGAACGGTCGTGGAACGAAGTCGCAGGTATCCTTTCCGAGGAGGAGGCGACGGACCTCGAAAGCGCTATCCAGGAGGGGCGCACTCGGTCCAAAGAGCGGAGTAACCGCCTCACAGCGGAGCTAGACGAAGCCGTTGGTAACGAGAAGGCGGAATGA